Proteins from one Juglans microcarpa x Juglans regia isolate MS1-56 chromosome 6S, Jm3101_v1.0, whole genome shotgun sequence genomic window:
- the LOC121237236 gene encoding anthocyanidin reductase ((2S)-flavan-3-ol-forming)-like isoform X2 → MAFDLRSDTSKVDLLKSFPNASSGLVLFEADIYNPPEFELAIKGCEYVFHVATPMLHNAQSSQYKDTAEAAVAAVRIIADSCIRSQTVKRLIYTASVMASSPLTEDGVSFKSCMDESCWTPLDVSFSYADDFTLAYTKSKILAEKEVLKYNEYDNGRLQVVTLVCALVGGEALLPQLPGSVETILSPLTEKLFFSKALKFLQELLGSIALVHIEDVCRAHIFCMEKPLMKGRFLCAAANPTIREIAIYFQEKFAENQIAKEFMEGTTNNGVGCDFTRLIKMGFEYKYDKNKILYDSVASGERFGALI, encoded by the exons ATGGCGTTTGATTTAAGAA GCGACACTTCCAAAGTAGATCTACTGAAGTCCTTCCCCAACGCAAGCAGCGGATTAGTGTTATTTGAAGCTGATATTTACAATCCCCCTGAGTTTGAATTAGCCATTAAAGGCTGCGAATATGTTTTTCATGTGGCCACCCCGATGCTACACAACGCTCAAAGCTCCCAG TACAAGGATACTGCCGAAGCTGCTGTTGCTGCTGTCCGGATCATCGCCGATTCCTGTATTCGATCACAAACAGTCAAGCGACTCATCTACACTGCCTCTGTCATGGCTTCGTCACCATTGACAGAAGACGGAGTTTCTTTTAAATCATGCATGGATGAATCGTGTTGGACACCTCTTGATGTGTCATTCTCTTATGCCGATGATTTTACACTG GCATACACAAAATCCAAGATATTAGCAGAGAAAGAGGTGCTGAAGTATAATGAATACGATAATGGCAGGCTCCAAGTTGTAACACTTGTTTGTGCCCTAGTGGGAGGAGAAGCTCTTCTTCCACAGCTACCTGGAAGTGTGGAAACTATTCTTTCACCACTCACTGAAAAACTGTTCTTTTCAAAAGCATTGAAGTTTCTGCAAGAACTTTTGGGTTCAATTGCTCTTGTACACATTGAAGATGTTTGTCGAGCTCATATCTTCTGCATGGAAAAACCATTGATGAAAGGTAGATTCCTCTGTGCTGCTGCCAATCCAACCATCAGAGAAATTGCAATTTACTTTCAAGAAAAGTTTGCGGAAAACCAGATAGCAAAAGA attcATGGAAGGAACAACTAATAATGGGGTCGGTTGTGATTTTACAAGACTAATAAAAATGGGTTTTGAGTACAAATACGACAAGAACAAGATATTATATGACAGTGTGGCAAGTGGAGAGCGATTTGGAGCTCTAATCTAA
- the LOC121237236 gene encoding putative anthocyanidin reductase isoform X1: MENSYSRVCVTGGSGYVGSWLVKTLLEKGHTVHATLRNLGDTSKVDLLKSFPNASSGLVLFEADIYNPPEFELAIKGCEYVFHVATPMLHNAQSSQYKDTAEAAVAAVRIIADSCIRSQTVKRLIYTASVMASSPLTEDGVSFKSCMDESCWTPLDVSFSYADDFTLAYTKSKILAEKEVLKYNEYDNGRLQVVTLVCALVGGEALLPQLPGSVETILSPLTEKLFFSKALKFLQELLGSIALVHIEDVCRAHIFCMEKPLMKGRFLCAAANPTIREIAIYFQEKFAENQIAKEFMEGTTNNGVGCDFTRLIKMGFEYKYDKNKILYDSVASGERFGALI, encoded by the exons ATGGAGAACAGTTACAGTAGAGTCTGCGTCACGGGAGGTTCTGGATATGTTGGTTCTTGGCTTGTCAAAACGCTTCTGGAGAAGGGTCATACAGTACATGCAACGCTGAGGAActtgg GCGACACTTCCAAAGTAGATCTACTGAAGTCCTTCCCCAACGCAAGCAGCGGATTAGTGTTATTTGAAGCTGATATTTACAATCCCCCTGAGTTTGAATTAGCCATTAAAGGCTGCGAATATGTTTTTCATGTGGCCACCCCGATGCTACACAACGCTCAAAGCTCCCAG TACAAGGATACTGCCGAAGCTGCTGTTGCTGCTGTCCGGATCATCGCCGATTCCTGTATTCGATCACAAACAGTCAAGCGACTCATCTACACTGCCTCTGTCATGGCTTCGTCACCATTGACAGAAGACGGAGTTTCTTTTAAATCATGCATGGATGAATCGTGTTGGACACCTCTTGATGTGTCATTCTCTTATGCCGATGATTTTACACTG GCATACACAAAATCCAAGATATTAGCAGAGAAAGAGGTGCTGAAGTATAATGAATACGATAATGGCAGGCTCCAAGTTGTAACACTTGTTTGTGCCCTAGTGGGAGGAGAAGCTCTTCTTCCACAGCTACCTGGAAGTGTGGAAACTATTCTTTCACCACTCACTGAAAAACTGTTCTTTTCAAAAGCATTGAAGTTTCTGCAAGAACTTTTGGGTTCAATTGCTCTTGTACACATTGAAGATGTTTGTCGAGCTCATATCTTCTGCATGGAAAAACCATTGATGAAAGGTAGATTCCTCTGTGCTGCTGCCAATCCAACCATCAGAGAAATTGCAATTTACTTTCAAGAAAAGTTTGCGGAAAACCAGATAGCAAAAGA attcATGGAAGGAACAACTAATAATGGGGTCGGTTGTGATTTTACAAGACTAATAAAAATGGGTTTTGAGTACAAATACGACAAGAACAAGATATTATATGACAGTGTGGCAAGTGGAGAGCGATTTGGAGCTCTAATCTAA